A stretch of DNA from Diospyros lotus cultivar Yz01 chromosome 14, ASM1463336v1, whole genome shotgun sequence:
CTCTTGTGTGAACTTAATAGAAGATAAAAATCAAGCAGATAtggaataatttaaaataagtgcAGCAATCACTTAATCACAAGAACACCAAATTTTTGTGTGGAAAACCCCCTCAACATAAGATGTAAAAACCATGAAACCGCTGTCCACCCAAAAACTTCTACTATCAACAAATAATGGGTACAATCTTTCTTCTCTAGACAACAGTAAAGGCACAACAAATCCTTAAGAATTCAATAATTCTTGGCACACTAAAATTTTCAAGAGTAACAAAATAATCAACCGAATCACAATTCTCTCAAGAATAAAAATTCTTGAAATACTTTTCAAAAACAACAAGGTAATATGTCACCAAAAACCATCACTATTTGAACACACTTCCTCCCAGATAGACCATTGGATCTCGATCTTAACCGTTGGATTTGAAAAACAATGAGTTGTGAAGTTGTGTTCCAAAAATTGTGAAGATTGGAGCACCAGATACAGAGATATCAAAAAGTAACCGATTGCTGCGCAGGCTGCCCAGAATTTTTCTGCTCACTGTTGCTCTCTGTTTTTCTCTCCTTCTTTCTACTTAGCTTTCTCCCAATTGCTCTTGGTTTTATAGGCAGAAAATTGCTGCCACCAAGTTGACTTTTTGGCACCTTTTGGTGGAATTTTTGGCTGCTGCAAATTCTAACAGCTTCTGGCTGCCGCAAATTCTAACATCACTTGGCAGCTTCTGGCTACCTCTTTGAATTTCTGGACAGCTTTGGACAGCCACCATTGAATTTCTGAAAGCCTCATTTGGATTTCTGGAAGCAGAGGTGTGAAGGAGGCGGGTACAACTTCTCTGCTTTTCCTTACTGTGTTGGGTGCTTCCACCACACATGTGGCAGATACCGAACACTCACCGTGGTTGGGTTGACTTCGCTTGGACCAGTCCCCATAAGTAATAACGGATGATTTGTTCGTCCGTCCTTGGAcgggattggattggattgggtATAAATCTAAGTTTCTGTTTTTGAATCATACATATACCTCCTCATAGTAATGTTCATTCTTATCGTTTGATAGTCATCTCATTGTTAGATCtgtttttgatttattgaacCATTGAATTGTTTCTGCGACGGAAGGATTTGTGTTGGTCTAATTTCATCTGAAAGGGAGCATGTATGTGGAAGGCCATTAGAGCTGCGTTTTGAGCAGAAGAAACTGGAGATCTTTACATCGCTGTTGCCTATTTTGGCCTTCTACTAGTAGGGCCAAGTGGTGGTTTGGCTTCTCAGCTGGTCTCAGAAGTTGAAGCCTCAAGGGAGCCCTTGGTCTTCACAAGTGATATTGCCATTGATGAGCAAGAAGATGGGACTTACTTTACAGAGTCCAGCATGCTATTTAGCAGAAGGTAAAAACGAAAACCCAAATTCTATGACATTATTTACTTTTCCATATGGAAATAAGTGGCAATCTAAAATTCATCGTTTTTCGTTTAGATGCCGGCAAAAAGGATGTATATTTCGATGAAATCTTCAAGGAATTCCTTCAAATGGCCAGTATCAAAATGGCTGGTTTTATCCTCCTTCACAACCCCCCTGGATATCTTGAGCTGGATATTGCAAAACAAAGTACGTAGCCTATGATGCTCCTCCATTTTTGGGTTATATATGCAGGCAATTTATGTCGTCAGTTTTCGGGTCCGAGAAATCTGGCCGGCTGATGAAATACGACAAGTGGAGCAAAGAAGTGAGGGTTCCCTTAAGAGGTCTTGCTGTTGCCAACGGCCTAGGTCTGAGCGAAGACCGCCGGTCCTTCGTGTTGGTGGCTGAAACCGCGGCCTGCAGGATCCTGAGGCTTTGGCTCCTTGGCCCGAGCACTTACGGGAAGCTTGGATGTTTTTGCCGAGCTACCGGGCTTTCCAGACAGCATAAGAAGGCACCAGAAGGGTGAATTCTGGGGTGGCCTTGCATTCCAGGAAGGGGCTTCTTGTCACACGCTGGACTTTCTAAAATCCATGGATTGGGAAGAAAACGCTCCTAAAGCTTCCACTGAGCTTCAAGCAGCTGCACTGCTTGCATTTTGCATGTGGGAGGAAAGCCTCATGCCACTGCAATGCAATGAGACTACGCGAGAAGGGTGAAGTTTTGGAGGTGTTGGAAGACAGTGAAGGCAACAGTTTTGAGGTTGATTAGCGAAGTGGAGGAGAAGAATGGGAAGCTCAAGCTGTGGATTGGATGATCAGTGCTTACCTtggtatatatgtatttatttatttattttagtgttatatttgtgaaaaattatcattcaaatggcgttataaataatatataatgttgtttcttatttattgatccaaatgaaatgggccTGTGACTAACAGAATTCCTTATACCTTCTCAATTGTGAAATACATTTGAGttaaattagtttattttataaacgaacttaaataaaaaaaaattacttctaATACAAATAGATAGGAAGTGTTTCAATCTATTTGAATTGCATCCCCCTACGAAAGCCACTGTTAAGTGTTAACCCAAAATTAAACATTCACTTAGAAATAAAATTCCGAATAGAATGATaactatatattaatttattcgAGCTTTCCCATGAAAGTTAAAAAGGTACGATTTATATCTGGCCATGGTTGTTTGATAGTTTGTCGTCGTCTCTTGAAGCAACCGATGGCTCCGGTTTATTCTCTATCCAAAGCCATGGGCTCCAAGCTCTTCCTAACCACATCTGCTACTGTTCTTCTCCTCTCCGCCTTCCTCTCAGTACTCGACCACTTCTCGCTTCCCAGCGTCGACGAGGAATCCGATCTCCGGAATGTCATTCCGATAGCTGGCGCGGCCGGACCAGAGAGCCTCGCCTTCGATCCGCAAGGCGGTGGCCCGTACACCGGCGTCTCCGACGGCCGGATCATCAAGTGGCTGCAAGACGAGCGGCGGTGGATTGATTTCGCCGTCACCTCTGCGCAGAGGTATGACCTTTTCCTCATCTCATTAATTACCAGGCCTCGCCGTGCCGTTTCCATGATTCGATGGTGTTCATGCATGTGGCATTGTCTCGTTGAAATTTGTTGCCCTAACGGAGCAATCATCAACATCGTGCGCCAAATGCATTTTGTGTGATGGTTCCCATGAATCGGTGTATATAATAAGGCTGTATGTACGTAGGTAGGTTTTGCTGAATTTAATTTGCTTGCCAAACACCAACAGGATTGATTAATTACGATTTTCTTTTGCGCTGGAAGTCGTAATACCAACTATGAAGttgtattattattgaaaataaaaacaaaaaccaaagcGAAAAATAACAACAGTAAGTTGATGCTTGCTGGGAGCAGAGAAGGGTGCGAGGGTGGGGGACCACAACACGGCGAGCATGAGCAAAGGGAGAGCATTTGTGGGCGTCCATTGGGCCTGGGCTTCAACAAGAGGACCGGCAATCTCTTCATTGCCGATGCCTACATGGGCCTGCTCGTTGTGGGCCCCCAGGGCGGCCTGGCCACCCCCATTGCAACTGAAGCTGACGGTGTCCCCTTCGGCTTCACCAACGGTTTGGACATTGATCAACAAACTGGGTTTGTCTATTTCACCGACAGCAGCTCCCGTTACCGCCGGAGGTATATAACAATAATGCTCCCTCCTCCATTTATTTACCATCAAATTCAGtcatatttattaaacttaagGTACTAAACTAGTTCATTCATTCAACTGCTAACCTATTACTCATAAACCCTGTTTGAGAAAACAAATGAATCGCACGGTTTAAATCTTCAATTTTTGAGTGTTTCTCCACACCCCTCCATTTGTACGTCCATTCACGATTTTTAGGAttaaaaggtgaaatcccttCTTAGGAGTCCTTTGTAGTTTAACTCTAAGATTTCAAGAGAGGTAAATTACGGAATTCAATAGCGAGAATCGAACACAAGACCTATGATAGGCTATATAATGGCTAAAATCGCTGAGCTATACCCCATGAGCATCCATTCACAACTTTTGTTGAATTGAATTAATCTAGTTACCAGTTTGTAGTCCAACGACCTGTTTCATTTGTACACATCCAGTCCGATTTTAATAACTATAACTACTAATTCCCAGGAACTACGTCTCGGTGATAGCCAGGGGAGACAGCACGGGGAGGCTATTGAAGTACGATCCCGGAAGCGGGCAAACAACCGTTATTCTCGGCAACCTCACCTTCCCCAATGGAGTGGCTCTGAGCAGAGACGGCGACTTCCTTCTCGTCGCCGACACCACCAATTGCCGGATTCTGAAGGTTTGGCTCCAAAGCTCAAATGCCGGTAGGGTCGAAGTCTTCGCCGGCGGGCTG
This window harbors:
- the LOC127789709 gene encoding protein STRICTOSIDINE SYNTHASE-LIKE 10-like — protein: MAPVYSLSKAMGSKLFLTTSATVLLLSAFLSVLDHFSLPSVDEESDLRNVIPIAGAAGPESLAFDPQGGGPYTGVSDGRIIKWLQDERRWIDFAVTSAQREGCEGGGPQHGEHEQRESICGRPLGLGFNKRTGNLFIADAYMGLLVVGPQGGLATPIATEADGVPFGFTNGLDIDQQTGFVYFTDSSSRYRRRNYVSVIARGDSTGRLLKYDPGSGQTTVILGNLTFPNGVALSRDGDFLLVADTTNCRILKVWLQSSNAGRVEVFAGGLPGFPDNIQRNEAGEFWVAIHARRGQLLKWVLSFSRVGRAVVEVSPFDLTKLHSVLGKWSGSGSRLVGVRLSKGGEVVEVVEDGRRNGWKFVSEVKERDGKLWIGSISMPFVGMQEMEKAS